The Pan troglodytes isolate AG18354 chromosome 6, NHGRI_mPanTro3-v2.0_pri, whole genome shotgun sequence genomic sequence ATTTAAGGCTTGTATACAATCttaatattctttgtttttaggTTGTGTGACATGTCTTCTGTAGGACACATGACTGTAGGATGATTgactctctatatatacacatatatatgtaaaattggCTTGTTCCTTGAAGTTGTTTCTCCCTTGCTAATTTATGTCATATAACTAAGATAAAACGTTCCTATAGTGATACTTGTATTTGGAATTTGATCCGAGGAATTCATCTCAAGATTTTTGGGTACTTGGTTATTTCTTCACTTACAATTCATACTCTGAATGCTTTCAAAAGAATTTTAAGGCTACTGaactttctctattttctaaCCTTACCtagtttctttaaataatttgatcccttatttttccattcttcagttttgcttttgttcattttctttttaagccttgtgatttttttttcactgggTCCTTAGTGACTATTATTAGTCAAAGTTCTAGCTTTGTCCTTTACTAAATTTATATCATGTGCCAGGTGCATATGTGTTACATTATTTAATGTACAGTACAAACTTGTGAAGAATAAGTACCCCTGTATTCTAGATTAGGAAACAAGTTCAGAGAAGGTGACTCACTTTCTCAGAGTCACAAGGGTAGCAAGTGACAGAACCAAACTGGGATTTAAATTTGGTTTGACATCAAAGCCAAGGCCAGTTGCCTGGCTTCTTTCTTAAGGAAGCAATGATGTTTGCTTAGGCACCTCACattgtattttttcaaatatggacagtttgacatattttaatttcaacaCTTCAGGAAGCCTATTGCTGttagtagatatttgcatttttttaaaatttggtgaaaaccttaagtttaaattttcttatttttgttaacaGGGTAGATAATAaactgagaaattatttttaattttaaagaagaaggaaagtgaTATAAAAAGCATCTTAAGTTCTAAAGTTCAGTAGTTCTGTATTTCTTTGACACATAATTTATTTGATGGGATAATGTGTAAAATGAAGTCAAGAAGTTATGAATGGATGTTTATGATAACAACCATTTGCTAACTAGTTCAATAAATATTccatattttgtttctcttccaaGTTACAgatttcattctcattttatttcattctctttttatttcattctcattttatatattttgacttTCAGAAGATAAAACAGTTTAAGAACTTGAGAGGTTTAACCATCAAAACCAATGTTAGTTGATATTTCTTCAGAAACTTGAATACCATGTGAGTTACTCTGTTATGCTAGACCCATGTCTTCTTTTATTCAATACTAAGCTTTCATAAAACTCTCCCTGATTATTTCCTTCAAGTTCTGGTTTTAATTAGTATAGTCACATTTGTATCTACCTTACTGGGAGAATTAAACAATAAATCCATATGATACACATTAAACAATACATGTGAGACACACAGAACACTGGTAACTAGTATGTACTCATTAGGTGTTACATGTAACTACTAGTtaaatttttagtatatttatggGACTGATTTGAATCTGAAAAATGGCAAATTATATTTACTTGTGTATAATAGTATAGAATGTTATGGTTTAGTGGTCTGGCTCAGGAGCTAGCCTTTTGTGGTTCatctcctggctctgccacttactacccATGTGATCATAAGACACAccattctgtgcctcagtttcttctttgaaATGGGGCTAATTATAGTACTAAATCAAAGGGTAGAGATGAGTTGAGAAAATGTGTACGGTGTGTTTAGCACACTGCCTAGTGCTGGCATATAGCATATAGTGATACTATTACATTGCTGTAGTTGGTATGTATGGTTCTtccttatttatgtatatttggcTATCATTTTCCCTTAAATCTCCTTTGTTTTAGTTTATACCTTTAGCTGCTGGTCTACATAAGCTTTTATGCTACTTACTTGGAGATAGTCACATTAGTACATAGGTGTCCTTTGCAACTGCTGTCAACTCTGCATATGAGTGAGATGTGTGGTGCAggtccccccaccccagccaaaTAACCAAGAGGTAAATTGTGTACCCTCGAATACTGTTGGTTATAAAAAAGGCATTTTATTTGCCGTCGTATAGGTACTTGTATTGGAATACCTGGCAACTAAAATGACTGTGAGGTTAAATTTACACTTTCATGTAAACcagaatatttctctttttctcctgaatattttctttacaggGAACACTGAAAGGTTTTGACCAGACCATTAATTTGATTTTGGATGAAAGCCATGAACGAGTATTCAGCTCTTCACAGGGGGTAGAACAAGTGGTACTAGGATTATACATTGTAAGAGGTGACAACGTGTAAGTAAAATATAtctgttaaaattataaatgatactGCCTTACTTTATGGAGAAGAGGTTTTCCCCAAAATACCCTACTGTATTGTCCATACATAGTTAATAGAATCTTGCATTCATTTCTTTCGTAAATATACCTTTTCTTATGTTTGTGTAAAATAaggcatatgtatacattttatgtCAACACTTCTTTAGGTTTCAACCAAAGCTGTCTCTCTACAAATTAAACTTTTACCTGagatttgcccatttttctactaGTTAAGTAGCCTGGGTAGAGTCCAGAAAGGGCTCTGCCTTATATTAAATACTTCATTAGAGAGGCTTCTTAAAACGTTCTTTCAAATACCCAGAATTTTAGAGGAACATATTTCTAGAGTCCAAGGCCaaagtttgaaaaatgttttgaaatctcTGATTTGAACAATATTAATTCATGCTCAATATCATAGGTGTATTTATAAATAAGTACTTACTcgttattcattttcttttaattttttagtatcaTTGACACACTTAAGATGTCCCTGTGGCCTCAGTTTACTTGGGACAGACAGATATAAAAGTTTAAGagtaattggccaggcatggtgcctgtaatcccagcactttgggagtccgaggcaagtggatcaggtcaggagttcaagaccggcctcgccaacatggcaaaacactgtctctactaaaaatataaaaattagccaggcttggtggcgtgcgcctgtagttccagctacttgggaggctgaggtgggagaatcacttgaacccaggaggtggaggttgcagtgagccgagatcacgctactgcactccagcctgggtgacagattgagacaccatctcaaaaaaaaaaaggccgggcacagtggttcaagcatgtaatcccagcactttgggaggtggaggtgggtggatcacttgaggtcaggagttcgagaccagcttggccaacgtggtgaaaccgcgtctttactaaaaatataaaaattagccaggcatggtggcgcaagcctgtaatcccagctactcgggaggctgagtcaggagaattcgcctgggaggcggaagttgcagtgagccgagatcgcagcactgcactccagcctgggcaacaagagcaaaactccgtgtcaaaaaataaaaaagaaaagaaaagtggctgATGTGGTTCacgtgccgtggctcatgcctataatctcagcactttgagaggccaaggtgggtggatcacctgagcccaggagttcaagaccagcctggccagcatagtgaaaccccgtctctcctaaaaatagaaaaattagcctggtgtggtggtgcatgcctgtaatcccagctacttgggaggctgaggcagaagaatttcttgaacctggtagatggaggttgcagtgagccaaggttgcagtgagccaaggttgcgcctttgcactccagcctgggcaaaaagagtgaaactccatcttgagaaaaaaagaaaagtggctgATGTgacagaggaactgaattttaaattttatttaattgtaattaattttaatagttacATGTGGCCAGTATTAGTATAGTTATAGAGGCTAGAAGAATGCCAAATCAGTTTTCGAGTGAGTACTACACTGAATCAAAATATAGTTGGAAAGAAGCAAAAGATACATTAGCAATTTTAAGCTAGAACATTTAACAAATTCTAGGGGACTAACTGTCCCCTGGAATAACTTAAAAAGTGCAGGAATAATTTACTCATTTAAGTTGTTTATGTTAGCATCACCTttagatgaataaataatttgatCTGTAATCAAAAATCaagagtttataaaatattttagggatGACTTTTAGGTGGAGTTACAAGGTGAGCTGTAAGtaatgagagagagacagagcagaTAGGGCCCAGGTCTCTGGATCAGAACAACACTGTTTATATTGGAGCTGTGCATAGTAATTGATTTTAAGGTTTCTCctacttaaaacaatttttttttcttgaacttcAGTGAAAAAAGTCTTGTGCTAGAGCCAGCTTCTACTGGCCCATGAAAGcatattgttatattttaaggaattttaCAAGCTGGTTAATTGATGTCTTGttagtagcttgaaattggccatggtgggagtGTTTGCACAATGGATATTAGTAAATGCAGCAAATCAGTCTCCCGCTTTTTTTCCAGagagctggtttttaaaaatgtatcagcATTTCCCTGCTTACCATAGGGATTTTAAATGATACTgaatattatcatttaaaatttaagaatatttaagaGTGGAATTGAGGCCTTTAGTTTGAGAAAACTTAATTCATTCTGCCAgagtttcatatttttcatttattagatGATTTAAGACTTTATATACTTTAAAGCAAAATTTGGCAAATCCCTTATTACTAGTATTCGTCTTTAgaatttggccgggcacagtggctcacacctgtagtcccagcactttgggaggctgaggctggcgaatTACCAgaggtcagaggttcgagacctgcctagccaacgtggtgaaaccctgtctctactaaaaatacaaaaattagccgggtgtggtggcatgcgcctgtaatcccagctactcgggaggctgaagcatgagaatcgcttgaacctggtaagtagaggttggagtgagtcaagatcgtgccactgcactccagcctgtgcaacaagagcgaaactctgtctcaaaaaaaaaaaaaaagaatttactctCATTAAAACCAAACAAATGTAAACCCaaccaatactttttaaaaataatatttcatagaCATCTTGTGGTCTGAGTGATAACATTGAATATTTCCAGTTAGAGGGCTATGGGTTGGTTATCTAGCGTGGTATTAATGAATTTAAAGTTATAGATACTATGTTAGTGTTGAACAAGAAAAAATTTTCTAGCTTTTAACCTGAGCCAATCACATCAAAAATGATTTGTTAGATACCAAAGTACTTGTTCCtactattatttttgtatatgaagaACTGGCTTTGGATTTAACTGAAAACTTAGGAAAACAATCTAATCGCTGTTGTCTATATCATTGATTTAATTCATCAAAGTTACTCAAATGATTGATATTTTTACTTGCTAATTATTTTAGGAGTGattttgtgaaatttatttttaatacagtcCTAGAATTGAATTGAAATATGGTTTGGAAGTTTGAGGGTTTTTTACTGTGTCTATCCTTGTGTGTCTGTTTCCTTTAAAGATTCATGATACAATCACTATGTACAATGTGTCCTTTAATATTGGTTCCTGTAATAATGTGCCTTCAAATTATTTCTTGAGTTTTGTGACTTAAATGTGCAGTTCACTGACTCACGCCAATGTTGTTTGCTTTTTACCTTAATTAGTTCTTTTTACTGTGCtctctcagttttattttttggaagaatgGTACTCAGTGCTTTGATTTGATTAGTAAGATTTTTGAAACACatgtaatttatttcagaaatgtgatTGTTTTAACTCTGACTTTTTTAGTGCAGTCATTGGAGAAATCGATGAAGAAACAGATTCTGCGCTTGATTTGGGGAATATTCGAGCAGAACCTTTAAATTCTGTAGCACACTGAGGAAAAACTACATACTTGGACATCTGTAAATCTTTGTACAGAAACTGATTATTCTGAGGATGATATATGGAATTTTTATGAATGTGTCACTGGATTTTGACTCCTTATTGATTCATTgtaatatgtaaattaaaatatttctacagtttattgaaaaaaaaacctttttttttttttgcctaaataTAAGTTTGGTagcttggtttcttttttttattaaatagtgTGAAAATATAATGGGCATTttgaaaacttttagaaaaaagtagtactttttgatactttagtATTTATGGAAACTAGTGGAAAAGAGAAATTAGTGTGCTATATAAATCAGGCATTCAAGTAACAGTAATACAGGATATATGTGTTTTCTTTCCCTGATGTTTAGGAAAATCACAGGAAGGTAAATCTTTGCTGGAGTTATCTGAATCATTGGCATTTATCCGATTCCACTGGTGGTAGTTTGCTAGTGCTTCTAAAAGTTGCTCCCTAGCACTGAGAGGTGTGGGTAGGTAAAAATGTGTTtgcttgagaaaagcaaaaaTGCTAACAAGGTTTTGATAGATTGGCCCAAAATTCTAACTTGAATATTAAGAATGACTAGGAATGTAGAATTGACAGAGATGATTGGTAAAGTCTCTTGATGCCCAATTGGTTAGGTATGAAAGGAATATGAACACATTAATGTTGAATTTTACAGAcagtatatttgaaaaaaaattgattccaTGTAgtcttcaatttttaatttttaagaattggagAATTTCTAATGTTAAAGTTAGTTTATAAATGTGAGTAAATAAACTCTTAAGTTTATATTGAAGTAGTGCTAGCTATTATTGTCAGCAATTTTCCATGATTCATTATCCATAAACCTGATTTCAGAAGACGTCAactcagttttttaaataattgaaagaaaCAATGTAAGTAGTGTTTAGATATTCAGGCTAGTCCA encodes the following:
- the LSM8 gene encoding LSM8 homolog, U6 small nuclear RNA associated isoform X2; amino-acid sequence: MTSALENYINRTVAVITSDGRMIVGTLKGFDQTINLILDESHERVFSSSQGVEQVVLGLYIVRGDNVAVIGEIDEETDSALDLGNIRAEPLNSVAH
- the LSM8 gene encoding LSM8 homolog, U6 small nuclear RNA associated isoform X3 — its product is MTSALENYINRILKLAAAGVSRGRGQAAGRRSLSGTVAVITSDGRMIVGTLKGFDQTINLILDESHERVFSSSQGVEQVVLGLYIVRGDNVAVIGEIDEETDSALDLGNIRAEPLNSVAH
- the LSM8 gene encoding LSM8 homolog, U6 small nuclear RNA associated isoform X1, giving the protein MTSALENYINRILKLAAAGLSGTVAVITSDGRMIVGTLKGFDQTINLILDESHERVFSSSQGVEQVVLGLYIVRGDNVAVIGEIDEETDSALDLGNIRAEPLNSVAH